One genomic window of Pungitius pungitius chromosome 11, fPunPun2.1, whole genome shotgun sequence includes the following:
- the si:ch211-254p10.2 gene encoding solute carrier family 40 member 1 has product MSQQADASQCGGVVVEFQSNDIRDARANRTRNIPGSALIYLKGPKFLIYVSGALSMWGDRMWHFAISVFLIELYGRNLLLTAVFGLVVAGSVLLLGALIGDWVDRNPRNKVAHASLFIQNISVTVCSIVLMLVFSYKQRIEQIWDGWLTVVCYTVVIVLADVANLASTALTIAIQRDWIVVITGYNRGHLAGMNATMRRIDQVTNILAPLAVGQVMTLASNVVGCGFILGWNLVSLIVEFFFLSRVYRIVPALSVKPPLMEVDQVYLQKRREDNVAEPQPLTEGNCNTSLHIKEITNLPLCFRRFRWLMSTCKDGWRAYYRQPVFLAGMGLAFLYTTVLGFDCITTGYAYTQGISGSLLSLLMGVSALTGLMGTVMFTRLRKSYGLVNTGIISSCLHLGCLLLCVCSVFAPGSPMDLSLLMPYITSNSSTELGGMASQRQKHTYPLRGSSNQPLLPDRSSIHWTNNTVLFDNVPSDTAPESYISIILLFLGVITARIGLWSFDLTVTQLLQENICESERGVVNGVQSSMNYLMDLLHFIMVISAPQPHHFGILVIISVLFITTGHTMYFLYAHKVKRKRRHCT; this is encoded by the exons ATGTCCCAGCAAGCAGACGCCTCCCAATGCGGGGGGGTTGTGGTGGAGTTTCAGTCTAACGACATCAGGGATGCAAGAGCAAATAGAACCAGGAATATACCAG GTTCAGCTCTTATCTACCTCAAGGGTCCCAAGTTTCTCATCTACGTCAGTGGAGCATTGTCAATGTGG GGGGACCGCATGTGGCACTTTGCAATTTCTGTGTTCCTGATCGAGCTGTATGGCCGTAACCTGCTGTTGACTGCAGTGTTTGGGTTGGTGGTGGCTGGGTCAGTGCTCCTTTTAGGGGCTTTGATTGGCGACTGGGTTGATCGCAATCCCAGGAACAAAG TTGCacatgcatctcttttcattcaGAACATCTCAGTGACCGTGTGTAGCATCGTGCTCATGTTGGTGTTCTCATATAAGCAAAGGATTGAACAGATCTGGGATGGATGGCTTACT GTGGTTTGTTATACGGTGGTGATCGTCCTGGCAGATGTGGCAAACCTTGCAAGCACAGCACTGACCATTGCCATTCAGAGGGACTGGATTGTGGTTATCACAGGCTACAACCGAGGTCACCTTGCTG GGATGAATGCAACCATGAGGCGGATAGATCAGGTGACTAACATCCTGGCCCCACTAGCAGTGGGACAGGTCATGACCCTGGCCTCCAATGTAGTTGGCTGTGGCTTCATCCTGGGCTGGAACCTGGTGTCTCTCATTGTggagttcttcttcttgtcccgGGTGTACCGCATCGTCCCTGCTCTTTCAGTCAAACCGCCACTGATGGAGGTGGATCAGGTTTATCTGCAGA AGCGCA GGGAAGATAATGTTGCAGAACCTCAACCTCTAACCGAAGGTAACTGCAACACAAGCCTGCACATAAAAGAAATCACCAACCTGCCGCTGTGTTTCCGGAGGTTCCGCTGGTTGATGAGCACCTGCAAGGACGGCTGGAGGGCCTACTACCGCCAGCCTGTCTTCCTGGCAGGAATGGGTCTGGCGTTCCTCTACACCACCGTCCTGGGTTTTGACTGCATCACCACCGGCTACGCGTATACTCAGGGCATTAGCGGCTCCCTCCTCAGTCTGCTGATGGGTGTCTCAGCTCTCACGGGGCTGATGGGCACTGTGATGTTCACCAGACTCAGGAAGTCCTATGGCCTGGTTAACACGGGCATCATCTCAAGCTGCCTCCACCTGGGCTGCTTGCTGCTGTGCGTGTGCTCGGTGTTTGCCCCCGGCAGCCCGATGGATCTTAGCTTGCTGATGCCCTACATCACCTCCAACTCCTCTACTGAGCTCGGAGGGATGGCGAGCCAAAGGCAAAAACACACTTATCCTCTGAGGGGCAGCAGCAATCAGCCACTGCTGCCAGACCGCTCCTCCATCCACTGGACCAACAACACTGTGCTCTTCGACAACGTGCCCTCCGACACGGCGCCAGAATCGTACATCTCCATTATCCTCCTGTTCCTGGGTGTCATCACAGCACGAATTG GTCTCTGGTCCTTCGACCTGACAGTGACCCAGCTCCTGCAGGAGAACATCTGTGAGTCAGAGAGGGGTGTAGTAAACGGTGTGCAGAGCTCCATGAATTACCTGATGGATCTGCTTCACTTCATCATGGTGATCTCTGCTCCACAACCACACCACTTTGGCATCCTGGTTATCATTTCTGTATTATTCATCACCACTGGGCACACTATGTACTTCCTGTATGCACACAAAGTAAAGAGAAAACGCCGTCACTGCACATAA